The proteins below come from a single Xiphophorus hellerii strain 12219 chromosome 14, Xiphophorus_hellerii-4.1, whole genome shotgun sequence genomic window:
- the LOC116733494 gene encoding uncharacterized protein LOC116733494 — translation MLLSSPSTAAAGCYKPSAGRNMIRRVWVSLVLVNLLWILFFSTPDSFLVFVEKRSSSSEKAEFCMTHKFDFNWTPTEREVITTGTTLQASGKSEDFNSMDKCLTSAAPQMKININPEVKPNVNINPEVKPKVNINPPEQRDVNLNQRRFNSPNVALHCCFTFSIRMVAKEQIRSYYITGRHCSKSAVLFVMMSGSYICVNPKLFWVQKIMKDLDKKRF, via the exons ATGCTTCTCAGTTCACcttcaacagcagcagcaggatgttACAAACCATCAGCAGGCAGAAACATGATTCGGAGGGTTTGGGTCAGTTTGGTTCTGGTGAACCTCCTGTGGATCCTCTTCTTTTCAACACCAGATTCTTTTTTGG tgtttgtcgagaaaagaagcagcagctctgagaaGGCGGAGTTTTGTATGACACATAAATTCGATTTTAACTGGACACCAACAGAAAGGGAAGTCATCACCACCGGCACGACTCTGCAAG CAAGTGGGAAGAGTGAAGACTTTAACTCCATGGACAAGTGTCTCACAAGTGCTGCACCTCAAAT GAAAATCAACATCAACCCAGAAGTAAAACCAAATGTCAACATCAACCCAGAAGTAAAACCAAAGGTCAACATCAACCCACCTGAGCAGCGGGATGTGAACCTCAACCAAAGACGTTTTAACA GTCCAAATGTTGCTCTTCACTGCTGCTTTACGTTTTCTATAAGAATGGTGGCAAAAGAACAGATCCGTTCATACTACATCACCGGTCGCCACTGCTCAAAGTCTGCAGTCTT GTTCGTCATGATGTCAGGAAGTTACATCTGTGTGAATCCAAAGCTCTTCTGGGTCCAGAAGATCATGAAGGATCtagacaaaaaaagattttaa
- the LOC116733491 gene encoding uncharacterized protein LOC116733491 yields the protein MIRMVPFFFIHLLLTALLLQRTEEKKEPRRQKPPEHDEEMHHQEFCLRIPEAPRSTGLHFETPQPTKSEPKLARKETNSLNLAAPIPRQVGQPDVHRSPMPGEENSPSADGPEVVPRIAPVDLNSPDGHVKVSDGCYCKEQNQKPSIENYQVSSLSIRYPSETCRSTEYIEVLKDGREVCATQFSLVAHFYRSLPRWVPKQRSTASPEISSTTHQTTTSTPTRLATTTDGSDSIIRYRDPDGGEYVLETHRVKNPVESISYLKVPEGHRIDQIGPPNFSVLEELCAKCIGIVPWNDFDLKDVHLVDLKLQSSKCPAFISVSLTDGRQICMDSSHPEFQQFLDKLEVKEP from the exons ATGATCAGGATGGTTCCCTTCTTCTTCATTCACCTGCTACTGACGGCTCTGCTGCTTCAACGCACTGAAGAAA AGAAGGAACCGAGGAGACAGAAGCCACCTGAACATGATGAAGAGATGCATCATCAAGAGTTTTGCTTGAGAATTCCCGAAGCTCCTCGGTCGACCGGTTTGCATTTTGAAACCCCACAGCCTACAAAGTCCGAACCCAAACTAGCTAGAAAAGAAACCAACAGTCTCAATCTGGCTGCACCAATACCCAGACAAGTAGGACAACCTGATGTTCATAGATCACCGATGCCTGGGGAAGAAAACTCTCCATCTGCTGATGGTCCTGAAGTAGTACCAAGGATCGCCCCCGTTGATTTAAACAGTCCAG ATGGGCACGTCAAAGTCTCAGACGGATGCTACTGCAAAGAGCAAAACCAGAAGCCGTCCATTGAGAACTACCAAGTCAGCAGCCTGAGCATACGCTATCCCAGTGAAACCTGCAGATCAACTGAATACAT TGAAGTTTTAAAAGACGGAAGGGAAGTTTGTGCGACGCAGTTCAGCCTTGTGGCTCATTTTTATCG GTCTCTGCCCAGATGGGTACCGAAGCAAAGGTCAACAGCATCACCTGAGATCTCATCTACTACACATCAGACCACAACATCCACCCCGACACGCCTGGCAACCACAACCGATGGTTCTGACTCAATTATACGTTATAGAGATCCAGATGGAGGCGAATACGTTTT GGAGACACACCGTGTTAAGAATCCAGTGGAGAGTATTTCATACCTCAAAG TCCCTGAAGGCCATAGGATTGATCAGATTGGACCTCCGAATTTTTCTGTTCTCGAAGAACTTTGCGCCAAGTGCATAGGAATTGTACCGTGGAACGACTTTGACCTGAAGGACGTTCACTTGGTGGATTTGAAACTCCAATCATCCAAATGTCCCGCCTTCATCTC TGTCAGCCTGACTGATGGACGCCAAATTTGTATGGATTCTTCCCACCCTGAGTTCCAGCAGTTTCTGGACAAGTTGGAAGTTAAAGAACCTTAG